One segment of Brassica napus cultivar Da-Ae chromosome C3, Da-Ae, whole genome shotgun sequence DNA contains the following:
- the LOC106375945 gene encoding LOW QUALITY PROTEIN: probable CDP-diacylglycerol--inositol 3-phosphatidyltransferase 2 (The sequence of the model RefSeq protein was modified relative to this genomic sequence to represent the inferred CDS: inserted 2 bases in 2 codons), giving the protein HRPSLVFLSLLALDIASHWLQMYSTFLSGKTSHKDVKDSTSWLFRLYYGNRMFMGYCCVSCEVLYIILFLISKNHTENLMSVVVESLXQFSPLSLLLXLSIFGWSIKQFINVIQMKTAADVCVLYDIDKQHKP; this is encoded by the exons CACAGGCCTAGCTTGGTTTTCCTCTCACTCCTGGCCTTAGATATTGCTAGTCACTGGCTCCAAATGTACAG TACATTTCTATCAGGGAAGACCAGCCATAAGGATGTGAAAGATAGCACGAGCTGGCTGTTTAGACTATACTATGGTAACCGTATGTTCATGGGTTATTGCTGTGTTTCCTGCGAG GTTCTTTACATAATCCTCTTTCTCATATCAAAGAACCATACTGAAAATCTGATGAGC GTAGTAGTTGAATCAT ACCAGTTTTCACCGCTCTCTTTACTCT GCTTGAGTATATTCGGTTGGTCGATCAAGCAGTTCATCAATGTGATTCAG ATGAAAACGGCTGCAGATGTTTGTGTCCTGTATGACATAGACAAGCAGCATAAGCCCTGA